AGGGTGCAAAGGAGACTTTGAGGTCTTCAAAATGAATAAGTGCACATTTCAAGCTCAAGCTATGAATTCACGTCGATTCATGTCATCTTAgaacttcattattattattattattactatttaaCCAATTGTGATGGCGAATCTGCACCACTCCATCTCTTCTTCTCATTTACTACCACAAACGCGCCGAAGGCACCGACAGTCCTAGTCAGGAGGAGCTTgcttgaaaaggaaaacaacaacTACAAGTACGAGATTTTCGATACAACTCACATTCGTGATCGACGAAATGGGACCATACTCATCAGGGGgcaacaaaaggaaataaattcaGAAAGGCCAATTTCGCTTCAGCACTAACAACAGGCGATCGGGGGCAACGCgcagaaaatggaaaatataattttttttttttaaaaaaggaataaaaccTTGGATCATTTTTTTGGAATCCGGCACGCTCTGGAACTGAGACAGCTCCAGCAAGGCTCCTCCCCACCTCGTCAGGTTCTGCACAGCGAGGgacaacatttaaaaaaaaaaaaaaaaaaaaagcaccattCAAACACAGCGCGAAGAACAAATTCGGAATCTCAAATCCCACAGTTGAATCATCTTCCAGGAATTGAAATTAACAGACCCGCACGAAAGCATCGAGCCTACTAAGAGCCACGAGCAATCGAGCAATCGAACGAAGAACAACAACCAGATAGACTGCGGAGGGAAAGCGAATGATGAGAGAGTTCACTGACGTCGGCATCGAGGGGGTTCTTGGCGTAGGTGGCCTCGGCGGTCTTGCGGGCGTGCTCGAAGAAGAGGATGCGATCGAAGTCGTTCTGCATATCCATGGCCGGAGATCAGAAGCTCGCTTCCCCCTCTcgctctcgctcgctcgctcgctcgggTTCAGgcggaggggaggaggaggaggaggaggacggaAAAATGGGGCGGAGAAAGAGACGGTGATTTTCCGCACGGTTTTGCTAATGAGCCctaaggaaggagagagaagggaagaccTCTCGGTCTGCGGCGAAGCTGTTCTGTAGTTTAATGTGCATTTTCGTAATTAcgagttctttttctttatctttatttttcccttttcttttggggAAAAAGACGGGTGTGGCCTGGGCCGTGCGTTGGGCCGAGGCCGGTCCGGGCTTCGCGGGGGACGATCGACCGCGACGCCACGAATCGGTTCGTGGGGGATCGTGGACGCGGAGCCGCCGGGCGGTTTTCGAGCGGTTCCGGTCGTGGCCACGTCTCCCGAATTGGGAATTTCAGAGAAAAATCGGAATTCATGATAAGCATGCTTGATGACGACCCAGTAGGATCAGACCCaccattttttattatcatgatTCGATTCTAGCAAATGTGTTAAGCCCACTGAATAAATTGCTCGCAAAAAAGCACCATATTGATTCAAATCGATGTTAGGAAAACTTCTCGAGATTTGATGACTAACAGAACTGAGTTTCTTGAAATATTAGGGTCGAACTCATCGTTAAAAACATTTGCTCCATTTGAGAATATAAGAAGCCACGGCAACTATAAGTTTCGAGCTCAAACGGCCATCACCACGAATTTCAAGCTTTGAACTCAAGCAACCACGGCGGCGGTCAAGAGCGTTGAGCTCGGGCTCAAGGGTCTATGGCAATTGcgaattttaagaaaaaaagctCCAGTTGGCATGGCGTCAGTGATGAAAAGCACTTGTAACCGATCAGCTTCACTCCTATCGCAATAAATTTTTATGGTCATTGATCTTGCGGCTAAAGCGTTGCGTTGCGATACGTCTTCTTCATGGGCTCCCCTCTTTCTCAATGAAtcatttgttttcaattttcacgtTAACTTATGGCGCCGGCCGAATCATAACATCACACGCACGTATACGCCAAGACATACATATTAGAAATCTGACGGTTCATGTCAGCAAAAAATTGACctttgaaaaggacaaaaaaaaggaggactattgtggaaaattttaaaacgtAGGGGGCGATTTTGAATTTCCGACAAAAGTGAAAGGACCGCTAATGACATTAGCCCAAAAGTACGCTCAGAACCCAGCTAGCATACGGTGCAAGTACAAAGAGCAACTAAAGTTTAATGGAATTTGCAATCGAAGTCACCAATTTCCATCAACCGGAACAACTCCCTACTCCTTGAAGCACAGTCGAAACTGGCGGACTCACCAAGCTCGATTCGCTTCTTTACCTCTTTCATCCCAAGTCTTTTGTCGAAGGAGAATGACAGATAGAAGATAAGTTCAGACGCTGTGCGCAGACAAGTCGTCCCAGTAAATTACTGTCACTGGAAATCCCAACTCATTCACAAGGTCTAAATTTTTCCCTCTCTATATGGTCATACCCAGGACACATTGACATTATACAAAACACACATTGCTTTCTCTGTCCTTGAACCTACAATACCAGGATATTCGAGATAGCAAGTTGTTCTGTCCACCAAAAGAAATGTTCCCGTCCTCACTGCCCCATGCACTTCTGATCTGCAGTTACCGCCAATCCTGCCCTCAACAACTCGGTGCTTCAAATTGAGTTGGAGTTCCACACTCGGACAATGTGACATGCTGGCGCATCATATAACTGAATTGAGGAATGTACGAATTCTTTGCAGCAGATCAGCCTTCACAGGATCGGGTACAGAGGCTGCATTATACAGGCCAATGCCAAATATTGCTCAGATGGAACCCAAAAGGAGTTCAACAGAAGAGAGCATGGTCCTTGTATGAACTGGTGGATCACATACAAAATTTAGTAGACCAACATCTTTCAGCTGCTGCAACAAACCTCGTGAAAAGAacctaattcaatcataaatttcaccCAGTGGAAAGAAGCTACCATTTTCCTATCAGGTACCAACATCGAACAAGAGTGCAGGAATAAACTAAGCCTACCACATAGAAAATCACAGTGCCTCCACTGCCGCGGTACTAATCTAGTATGGAGTGCACACTCAAGACCAGTATACTAAAGCCAATGTCTGTCACTTTGCAAATTTCTGAACagtaaaattgtttttgcaGTCACGAGACAAATGATAAATATAACAGAACCCCAGAGTTCAGGGTAATGGAAATTCAGAGTCATGTCATCTTATCTCCGGGGCCACTCTAAGGAGAACTGATGAAGTAGAGAAAGAATGCTCACCTCTTCCCTTAGGTGTAATGACATGTACGAGATCATCCACAGTGACATTGTTTCTACCTTTCTTCTTTATAAAAGCCCTGTTAAATAAAATAAGCTTCTCATGGTATAATACCCCCATACTATTACGTATGACAAAAAATCTGAAAGATAAATATATACGGTGCACATGTATGTCCATGGGAGTACAAATAGATGCTTAACTTAACCAATTGAAGTTAGtaacagagaaaaaaaagttactaGGAGAGAACATAAGACAACTGACAAGTGAAGCGGCAGTGCAACCGTTGTATTGCTAACTTCAATCCTTAGGGTTCCTATCAAGATCTATGTACTTGCTTGAACAACTTCTTTACAGCCAAGAAGTCATTAATCCACCGGCGTGTCTATCCTTCAGACATCTCATTCAATGAGAACTTTATAATGTATCATAATGCCATATTTTTGTCTACAAATATCAGTCAGTCCTCAATACTCAGTGCATCACAAAGGGACCCAGGAGACTAGTTTGCACGTAAGCATAATCAACGAGGGAGCAACATAAGTCATGAGAATCATTTAGGCACTCTCACTTCCAACCGCCAGGGATAACACAAACATTACATGTAGCCATCTCGGTTTTTGGAACTTGAGGTATGATTTTGCAAAGTTAAATTGATTACACAAGACGGGGCAACCATGAGAGAATATAATCGGTGTAACCATAGCAACCTGCAAAGCGCTTTCATTTCATCTTTCCAACCGCACTCAGTAAGCCTTTCCCTCAACAGCTCCATCAGACGTTCCTTCTCTCCGCTTTCTATCAGCTGTCACAAGGCGTACACATTTCTCAGTCAAAACAATGTAAAGAATCCGAAGCCACATCAGACGCCATTAACAAGAGCCAAAGACATACAAAAGAACTGCAGTTAAACTTAACGAACAAGTTCGGTGTAGATAGTCAAATTAAAGCAACACTATGCTGGAGACGTGCCAACTGACCCAACTCAAAATTCAGAATCCTGGGCCAGTCTAGCTACTTAAGAACCGCCAGAAAAGCAATCGACTTCACAAATTGAACTCAAAAAGCCAAGCAGCCCTACGTAGTCGCCATCAATTTCTGCATCGAGGACGCAAAGGTCGTTAATTGAGTCGAAGAACGGACCTTGATGTTGATAATCTCTTGGAGGGTCGGCTCCTTTTCCTCATCCTCAGCTGCATCTGGCGTCGGGGGGCGATTCACCGAATGCCTCCTATATTTTTCCAAACAGCAcagagaccgagagagagagaacgattAATCGGAAGGAAAGGATCAGACACATTTCATGTCGAGAACGATTTAAGCTGAAACAAAGCAGAATCTGCTCAGAACTAACATCTTCGAAGTCGGCGCAGACGACGGAATTCGCCGGCACTGAATCTGAACAAAGCCGATAAAGTCTTCTTCgctggaggaagaggaggaggaggtggagaaaGACagcgaaaggaaaaagagagggggTGGGGGTTGGAGCTCGGGTCCGGGCCGGGTCCGGGCCGGGCCTAAGAAGATAGGGCGGGCCTGGCCTGAGGTGGAGAAACGGCACGTGCTTGAAAAGTCAACCGTCGAAAACGAAGTGGCGCCAAACGGTCGCCATGAGTACGGCCTGTGGCCACAAGCGTGCGAACGCCTCCCAAACGAAACGAGAAGCGTAGCGAAATCCGAACTCGCGAACgaagccaaaaaaaatatcAGCGACAAAAGCCAGGGGAGCATCGATGAAGCCGTCGCAGAAGCGCGACGACCGTCTCCGCCACTAAGCTCCCGCGCTCTCCCATCCGCCTCGCCCGCCCTTCCTCCATGGCCTCGGCCACGGCCACTCTCTCCTTCCTCGCTCTGCCGCAGAGGCCCCGCCCCCGGAGCAGCTCCGGCGGATCCCGGAACCCGAGCGTCCTCGGGCTGAGCTCGATCTCGATCGGGTCGGGTCCCGCCGCCGGGGGAAGGCGACGCGGGCTCAGGCTCTCCGTTTGCAGGG
Above is a window of Eucalyptus grandis isolate ANBG69807.140 chromosome 9, ASM1654582v1, whole genome shotgun sequence DNA encoding:
- the LOC104419141 gene encoding transcription and mRNA export factor ENY2; the encoded protein is MRHSVNRPPTPDAAEDEEKEPTLQEIINIKLIESGEKERLMELLRERLTECGWKDEMKALCRAFIKKKGRNNVTVDDLVHVITPKGRASVPDPVKADLLQRIRTFLNSVI